From Shewanella psychrophila, a single genomic window includes:
- the ftsX gene encoding permease-like cell division protein FtsX: MSKKPQLTRSKLPISGRIVMFFIRHIQHAMGSMGELWRNPVSSVMTMAVLGVSLSLPAALQVLVKNAETITQSWNSAAEISLFVDDARSERTIQSLITRIKVYPEVSEVNYINRDQALEEFQTLSGFGEALAYLDTNPLPAVVTVTPSLRYSSPTGARELLKKLELEPEVSFGRLDIEWLERLQAVVKLLERTVLAIAALLVLAVVLVIGNTIRLAIINRRTEIEVMKLVGATEAFIQRPFLYTGIWYGIIGGILAWIIINLLVLYLDNALAELLGLYGSKLQMQSLSLVELGQLVGLASFLGWLGSYLSVRHHLRAIEPS, encoded by the coding sequence ATGAGCAAGAAGCCTCAGCTAACCAGAAGCAAGTTACCTATCTCCGGCCGTATTGTGATGTTCTTCATTCGCCATATACAGCATGCAATGGGGAGTATGGGTGAGCTTTGGCGGAATCCTGTCTCCTCTGTCATGACTATGGCTGTGTTGGGGGTGAGCTTAAGTCTGCCTGCTGCGCTTCAAGTTTTAGTTAAAAATGCCGAGACGATAACCCAATCCTGGAATAGCGCAGCCGAGATATCGTTATTTGTCGACGATGCCCGCAGCGAGAGAACCATTCAGAGCTTAATAACCCGAATTAAGGTGTACCCTGAAGTCAGCGAAGTGAATTATATCAATCGCGATCAGGCTCTCGAAGAGTTTCAGACTCTGTCAGGATTCGGGGAAGCTCTTGCTTATTTAGATACAAATCCACTGCCGGCGGTGGTGACTGTGACGCCGAGTCTCAGATATTCGAGTCCTACAGGTGCTCGAGAGTTACTCAAGAAATTAGAGCTGGAGCCTGAAGTGAGTTTTGGCCGACTCGATATAGAGTGGTTGGAGAGATTACAGGCTGTAGTTAAGTTACTCGAGCGTACTGTGTTAGCGATTGCGGCCTTATTAGTGTTGGCCGTTGTACTCGTGATAGGCAATACCATACGTTTGGCTATTATTAATCGCCGTACTGAGATTGAAGTGATGAAGCTAGTAGGTGCAACAGAGGCCTTTATTCAGAGACCATTTCTGTATACAGGGATCTGGTATGGCATCATAGGTGGCATCTTAGCTTGGATAATTATCAATCTTCTGGTCTTGTATCTCGACAATGCATTGGCTGAATTATTGGGCTTATATGGGAGCAAACTGCAGATGCAATCTCTGTCATTGGTGGAGCTTGGTCAGCTAGTAGGGCTTGCCTCTTTCTTAGGTTGGCTGGGGTCATATCTCTCTGTTCGCCACCACCTGAGAGCGATTGAGCCTTCATAA
- the menC gene encoding o-succinylbenzoate synthase, which yields MIISSAQLFSYQIPLNKLLPVGKQRIELRSGLVFRLQVSENPQAEVTSGLRTELVEISPLSGQDIDRHPLMGFSQESLDDVSQQLAERLESLIGKPLIHLLDLAEETQYPSLAFGLSLLYSKLIGQLDDNGLSLQNTRVVPLIYREEDESISTLQDRIRSLPKDIRSVKIKVAQTSMEEEIKLVHQVLAIRPDLKLRLDANRGLTLEQAIDFAACLPIDAIEYIEEPCIDHNDNPNFYRAIGMPWALDETLNDPKFKFEMQPGLTALVIKPMLIGTLEKIQKLQYDADHYGVRTIISSSLEASLGIESLARLNQVMSPDEIPGLDTLSAFSADLIIDSGKANCLSFNDLTLMKSA from the coding sequence ATGATCATCTCCTCTGCCCAGCTGTTTTCTTACCAGATCCCTCTGAATAAACTCCTTCCTGTAGGGAAGCAACGTATCGAACTACGCAGCGGACTCGTATTCAGACTCCAAGTGAGTGAGAATCCCCAAGCTGAGGTCACATCAGGCTTACGAACCGAATTGGTTGAAATAAGTCCATTATCGGGCCAGGATATCGATCGTCATCCCTTGATGGGCTTCAGTCAGGAAAGTCTGGATGATGTCAGCCAACAGCTAGCAGAAAGGCTCGAATCGCTCATAGGTAAGCCCCTAATCCATCTGTTGGATCTCGCCGAAGAGACCCAATATCCATCACTCGCATTCGGCTTGAGTCTGCTCTATTCCAAGCTCATCGGCCAGCTCGATGACAACGGCCTATCGCTTCAGAATACTAGAGTCGTTCCGCTTATCTATCGCGAGGAAGATGAGTCCATTAGCACCTTACAAGACCGAATCCGTTCCCTGCCAAAGGATATACGTTCGGTTAAGATAAAAGTCGCCCAGACCTCAATGGAAGAGGAGATCAAGCTTGTTCATCAGGTATTAGCCATAAGGCCCGATCTAAAGCTAAGACTCGATGCCAATCGGGGTCTCACCTTAGAGCAGGCCATCGACTTTGCCGCCTGCCTACCTATCGATGCCATCGAGTACATAGAAGAGCCTTGTATCGACCATAATGACAACCCAAACTTCTATCGAGCCATCGGCATGCCCTGGGCATTAGATGAGACACTCAACGACCCTAAATTCAAGTTTGAAATGCAGCCAGGTCTCACTGCACTCGTTATCAAACCTATGCTTATCGGCACCTTAGAGAAAATACAAAAATTACAATATGACGCCGACCATTATGGCGTACGTACCATAATAAGCTCCAGCCTAGAGGCCAGCCTGGGGATTGAGTCTTTAGCCAGATTAAATCAGGTCATGTCGCCGGATGAGATACCCGGGCTCGATACCTTGAGTGCATTTAGCGCCGATCTGATCATCGACTCCGGCAAGGCTAATTGCCTTAGCTTTAATGATCTCACCTTAATGAAATCTGCCTAG
- the ftsE gene encoding cell division ATP-binding protein FtsE — translation MIQFEQVSKVYPGGQKALTDVNFHLQRGEMAFLTGHSGAGKSTLLKLITVIERANAGRVFINGHNIANLSRKDVPFLRRDIGMIFQNHHLLMEKSVFDNVALPLVIEGFSHGEIKKRVLAALDMVGLYGKERHHPIMLSGGEQQRVGIARAIVNKPPLLLADEPTGNLDPKLSMDILRLFETFNDSGTTVLIATHDLGLIARMKYRTLTLKQGRVLGGEELTSAPASPFTV, via the coding sequence ATGATCCAATTTGAGCAGGTTAGTAAAGTTTATCCGGGTGGGCAGAAAGCCTTAACTGATGTTAACTTTCATCTTCAAAGAGGTGAGATGGCATTCTTAACTGGTCACTCGGGTGCCGGTAAGAGTACCTTGCTTAAATTAATCACTGTAATTGAGCGTGCTAATGCTGGCCGAGTGTTCATTAATGGACATAATATTGCCAACTTGTCTCGAAAGGATGTACCGTTTCTTAGGCGAGATATCGGTATGATTTTTCAGAATCATCACCTGTTGATGGAGAAGAGTGTTTTCGATAATGTCGCTCTCCCATTAGTGATCGAAGGCTTTTCCCATGGCGAGATTAAAAAGCGTGTATTAGCGGCGTTGGATATGGTCGGTCTCTATGGTAAAGAGCGCCATCACCCTATTATGCTTTCTGGTGGTGAGCAGCAAAGGGTTGGTATAGCGCGGGCTATTGTAAACAAGCCGCCCTTGTTATTAGCCGATGAACCAACGGGTAACCTAGATCCTAAGTTATCTATGGATATTCTGCGCTTATTCGAGACCTTTAATGACTCAGGTACTACTGTGTTGATCGCGACACACGACTTAGGCCTGATAGCGAGAATGAAATATCGCACCTTGACCCTAAAGCAAGGTCGAGTGTTAGGAGGGGAGGAGCTTACTTCTGCTCCGGCAAGTCCATTTACCGTTTAA
- the menE gene encoding o-succinylbenzoate--CoA ligase has protein sequence MQQALIISPLHQTAKTHPQTIAIRQPSKGVSVTLSYLELSQRVMILGEQLEASGLKRGDRLACIDSNSVELIMLYWACIDQGILFCPLSPRFPSAQITQLVERYALSHVWAGKVHRDLLTQGPAHKTISLDFSLKSYPHVTKATPAQLYPPQPVRVDSKLAANIILTSGSSGIPKAALHCLNNHIVNAEGSRSFIPLEPGDSWLLTLPVFHIGGLAIINRCALAGASVVLQDRETKLSKQLTRDNITHLSLVSTQLIRILNQDANSLKQVKALLLGGGAIPSNLLDQLAALNIRSFTSYGMTEMGSQITTGIANKDGSCGHLLPGRELKIQDNKIYVRGESLFLGYLKPHSHSLSLTRSEKQLTLSLDPDGWFFTKDRGYWNKEGNLCILGRCDNMFISGGENIQPEEIEKILKQHPDIEEAIVFPLANEEFGYLPVAIIKGHLPEQSELDTLVCSQAARFKRPRKYYHWPEVEQTSLKVSRKQIIEAVLGPSA, from the coding sequence TTGCAACAAGCCCTTATTATCTCTCCCCTGCATCAGACGGCGAAAACTCATCCACAAACGATAGCGATACGCCAGCCCAGTAAGGGGGTCAGCGTAACACTCAGCTATTTAGAGCTGAGTCAGAGGGTCATGATACTCGGTGAGCAGCTTGAGGCCTCAGGTTTAAAAAGAGGAGACAGGCTCGCCTGTATTGACAGTAACTCCGTCGAATTAATCATGCTTTACTGGGCCTGTATTGACCAAGGCATACTCTTCTGCCCACTCTCACCACGCTTTCCATCTGCACAGATAACCCAGCTAGTGGAGAGATATGCATTAAGCCATGTCTGGGCGGGAAAGGTTCATCGGGACTTATTGACTCAGGGACCAGCTCATAAAACGATCTCCTTAGATTTTAGCCTGAAGAGCTATCCGCATGTAACCAAAGCGACACCAGCCCAACTCTATCCACCTCAACCCGTCAGAGTCGATTCCAAGCTAGCTGCCAACATCATTCTCACCTCGGGCAGCAGTGGTATACCTAAGGCCGCGTTGCACTGTCTCAATAACCATATTGTAAATGCTGAGGGCTCCCGCAGCTTCATTCCTCTTGAGCCTGGCGATAGCTGGCTGCTAACCTTGCCAGTGTTTCATATTGGTGGCCTAGCAATCATAAACCGCTGTGCCTTAGCTGGCGCATCGGTCGTATTACAAGATAGAGAGACAAAACTCTCGAAGCAATTAACCAGAGATAATATCACCCATCTTTCATTAGTATCGACTCAGCTGATCAGGATACTGAATCAAGATGCCAATAGTCTTAAACAGGTTAAAGCGCTACTCCTCGGTGGCGGGGCAATACCTTCAAATCTCTTAGACCAATTGGCAGCACTGAATATACGCAGCTTCACCAGTTATGGTATGACAGAGATGGGCTCTCAGATCACCACAGGTATTGCCAATAAAGACGGTAGTTGCGGTCATCTATTACCGGGCCGAGAACTTAAGATCCAAGATAACAAGATCTATGTCAGGGGCGAGTCACTCTTCTTGGGCTACCTCAAGCCTCATTCTCACTCCCTATCTCTTACAAGAAGTGAAAAGCAGTTAACATTGTCATTGGATCCGGATGGTTGGTTCTTTACCAAAGACAGAGGTTATTGGAACAAAGAAGGAAACCTATGCATCTTAGGCCGCTGTGACAACATGTTTATTTCAGGTGGAGAGAACATCCAACCCGAAGAGATAGAGAAGATACTTAAGCAACACCCAGATATTGAAGAGGCTATCGTATTTCCTCTAGCCAATGAGGAGTTTGGCTACTTGCCAGTCGCAATTATCAAGGGACATCTCCCAGAGCAAAGTGAACTTGATACGTTAGTCTGCAGTCAAGCTGCTCGCTTTAAACGCCCTCGAAAATATTATCATTGGCCAGAGGTCGAGCAAACGAGTTTGAAAGTATCCCGAAAACAGATAATTGAGGCGGTTTTAGGTCCTAGCGCCTAG
- a CDS encoding DUF1145 domain-containing protein, giving the protein MTFINFFIIPGKAITLFAWLLMTYNLIQPFEGNLAVILYILFAVTLFMHGFQVVIFHTLFKSQLTLRKSDYLNVFAFGIFSLLSYRQQTLLSVNKGK; this is encoded by the coding sequence ATGACGTTTATTAACTTTTTTATCATACCGGGTAAGGCTATCACCCTCTTTGCCTGGTTATTGATGACCTATAATTTAATTCAGCCCTTCGAAGGCAACCTCGCCGTGATCCTGTATATTTTATTTGCTGTAACCCTGTTTATGCACGGATTTCAGGTTGTCATCTTCCATACTCTATTCAAATCTCAGCTAACGCTGCGCAAAAGCGATTATCTAAACGTATTCGCCTTCGGCATATTTAGCCTATTAAGCTATCGACAACAGACCCTTTTGTCAGTTAACAAAGGTAAATAA
- the menH gene encoding 2-succinyl-6-hydroxy-2,4-cyclohexadiene-1-carboxylate synthase: MLALTCHGDKANPALVMIHGFLGSGADWTPLLPELTRYFYCICIDLPGHGNSPALSLDTPGFYRVAAEIHQSISALHINMYHLLGYSLGGRISLHIARQNSEQILSLHMESSHPGLTTASDKEVRLRNDKMWNSRLTSLNLNEFLNAWYQQGVFSELSVVARQALVEKRSKNSAQALQSIYLATSLAVQEDLSQLPNQISAPCHYYVGKDDSKFLALALNWQDQSSLTVHQFDRAGHNIHLAAANKFCQQLILQLTETPQ; encoded by the coding sequence ATGCTAGCCTTAACTTGTCATGGTGATAAAGCTAATCCGGCTCTGGTTATGATCCATGGTTTCTTGGGGAGTGGAGCCGATTGGACACCTCTTCTACCAGAGCTAACTAGGTATTTTTATTGCATCTGCATCGACTTGCCGGGACACGGAAACAGCCCCGCACTCTCACTCGACACCCCAGGGTTTTATCGGGTGGCCGCTGAAATTCATCAATCCATATCGGCTCTGCACATAAACATGTACCATCTTCTAGGATACTCACTCGGTGGTCGTATCTCGCTGCATATCGCCCGACAAAACAGCGAGCAGATCCTCAGCTTACATATGGAGTCCTCTCACCCTGGACTCACCACAGCCAGTGATAAAGAAGTCAGACTCAGAAACGATAAGATGTGGAACTCCAGACTCACCAGCCTGAATTTGAATGAATTCCTCAATGCTTGGTACCAGCAGGGCGTGTTTTCCGAGCTATCTGTGGTAGCACGGCAAGCCTTGGTTGAAAAGCGCAGTAAAAATAGTGCCCAGGCGCTGCAGTCGATCTATCTGGCCACTTCACTCGCAGTGCAGGAAGATCTATCTCAGTTACCCAATCAAATTTCAGCTCCCTGCCATTACTACGTAGGCAAAGATGATAGTAAGTTTTTAGCCCTCGCTCTGAATTGGCAGGATCAGTCATCCTTAACTGTGCATCAGTTCGATCGAGCCGGGCACAATATTCACTTAGCGGCTGCGAATAAATTTTGTCAGCAGCTGATATTACAACTCACAGAGACACCTCAATGA
- the rpoH gene encoding RNA polymerase sigma factor RpoH, whose amino-acid sequence MTDQTQTMALVVPHGSGSLEAYVHSAHNISMLEAEQEYELAKRLQETGDIQAAKQLIMSHLRFVVHVAKGYAGYGLPQADLIQEGNIGLMKAVKRFDPNVGVRLVSFAVHWIKAEIHEYVLKNWRIVKVATTKAQRKLFFNLRKAKKRLGWFSDAEVGMVAENLGVSKSDVTEMESRMAAQDPAFDLASDSDDDIQDYAPALYLEDHSSDLASQVETDNLEANNQTRLLAAIKTLDERSQHILQARWLNEDKTTLQELAATYQVSAERIRQLEKNAMNKLKGRMEA is encoded by the coding sequence ATGACTGATCAAACGCAAACAATGGCACTTGTGGTTCCCCATGGTAGCGGTAGCCTAGAAGCTTATGTCCATTCGGCGCACAACATCTCTATGTTGGAAGCCGAGCAGGAGTATGAGTTAGCTAAGCGTTTACAGGAAACAGGTGATATACAAGCAGCAAAGCAGCTGATTATGTCCCATCTTCGTTTCGTTGTTCATGTTGCTAAGGGGTATGCCGGTTACGGTTTGCCTCAGGCTGATCTTATTCAAGAAGGCAATATTGGTTTGATGAAGGCGGTTAAGCGTTTCGATCCTAATGTTGGGGTTCGCTTGGTCTCTTTTGCCGTTCATTGGATCAAAGCTGAAATTCATGAGTATGTGCTTAAAAACTGGCGCATAGTGAAAGTGGCTACCACTAAGGCTCAACGTAAGCTGTTCTTCAACCTCCGTAAGGCTAAGAAGCGTCTTGGTTGGTTTAGTGATGCTGAAGTTGGTATGGTTGCTGAGAATTTGGGCGTATCTAAGTCCGATGTGACTGAAATGGAGTCACGTATGGCGGCTCAAGACCCTGCGTTCGACCTTGCCAGTGATAGTGACGATGACATTCAGGATTATGCTCCGGCTCTGTACCTTGAAGATCACTCTTCAGATCTTGCGAGCCAAGTCGAAACTGATAACTTAGAAGCCAACAATCAAACTCGCCTTTTGGCTGCTATCAAGACCCTTGATGAGCGTAGCCAACACATTCTTCAGGCCCGTTGGTTGAATGAAGATAAGACAACGTTGCAAGAGCTAGCTGCAACCTATCAGGTTTCTGCCGAACGTATCAGACAGCTTGAGAAAAATGCCATGAACAAGCTCAAGGGCCGAATGGAAGCGTAA
- the ftsY gene encoding signal recognition particle-docking protein FtsY: protein MAKKGFFSWFRKDKSKDEVEAPEVEVADTVEELAIKEAEALALVEKEAAEQERLTTEAQAEKSRLEAEALAEKEAEALALREAEAEALARQEAEALAEKEAAALVEKEAAEQARLAVEAEAERARQEAEALDLREAETLALKKAEALARQEAEALAEKEAAALVEKEAAEQARLAVEAELEKARQEAEALDLKEAEALALREAEALEATAEKEAEKQPEPQEKPVKEGFFARLKRGLKRTSENIGSGFVGLFKGKKIDDDLFEELEEQLLIADVGVETTTRLIKSLTEQASRKQLKDGEALYELLREEMQKTLEPVSIPLVPDSGDGPFVILMVGVNGVGKTTTIGKLAKQYQAEGKSVMLAAGDTFRAAAVEQLQVWGQRNDIPVVAQHTGADSASVLFDALQAARARNIDVLIADTAGRLQNKAHLMDELKKVVRVMKKLDENAPHEVMLTLDAGTGQNAISQADLFKKAVGVTGITITKLDGTAKGGVIFAIADKFGIPIRHIGVGEQIDDLRTFDAKDFIDALFTQDSEEQK, encoded by the coding sequence ATGGCAAAGAAAGGTTTTTTTTCCTGGTTTCGCAAAGATAAATCAAAAGATGAAGTCGAAGCTCCAGAGGTAGAAGTTGCAGATACAGTAGAAGAGCTGGCTATCAAAGAAGCCGAGGCTCTGGCTCTCGTCGAGAAAGAAGCGGCTGAACAGGAACGTTTAACCACTGAGGCTCAAGCCGAGAAATCGAGACTTGAAGCTGAGGCACTTGCTGAAAAAGAAGCTGAGGCTCTTGCATTAAGAGAAGCTGAAGCTGAGGCTCTAGCTAGACAAGAAGCCGAAGCTCTTGCTGAGAAAGAGGCTGCGGCGCTTGTAGAAAAAGAAGCGGCTGAACAGGCACGCCTTGCTGTAGAGGCTGAAGCAGAAAGGGCTAGACAGGAAGCTGAAGCTCTTGATTTAAGAGAAGCTGAGACTCTTGCTTTAAAAAAGGCTGAAGCTCTTGCCAGACAAGAAGCCGAAGCTCTTGCTGAGAAAGAGGCCGCGGCGCTTGTAGAAAAAGAAGCGGCTGAACAGGCACGCCTTGCTGTAGAGGCTGAATTAGAAAAGGCTAGACAGGAAGCTGAGGCACTAGATTTAAAAGAAGCCGAAGCTCTTGCTTTGAGAGAAGCTGAGGCTCTTGAAGCCACAGCAGAAAAAGAAGCTGAGAAGCAGCCCGAGCCACAGGAAAAACCCGTTAAAGAAGGCTTCTTTGCCCGCTTGAAGCGAGGTTTAAAACGTACCAGTGAGAATATTGGTAGTGGCTTTGTGGGTCTGTTTAAGGGCAAGAAGATCGATGATGATCTTTTTGAAGAACTCGAAGAGCAGTTACTGATCGCCGATGTCGGTGTCGAGACTACTACTCGCCTGATCAAAAGTTTGACCGAGCAAGCGAGCCGTAAGCAGCTTAAAGACGGTGAGGCCCTCTATGAACTACTGCGCGAAGAGATGCAGAAAACCTTAGAGCCTGTCTCTATACCTCTGGTTCCGGATAGTGGCGACGGTCCCTTCGTTATCTTGATGGTCGGTGTCAATGGTGTAGGTAAGACAACAACCATAGGTAAACTTGCCAAACAATATCAGGCCGAGGGTAAATCGGTTATGTTAGCAGCAGGCGATACTTTCCGTGCTGCAGCCGTAGAGCAGTTGCAGGTTTGGGGGCAGAGAAACGATATTCCAGTAGTGGCACAGCATACTGGAGCCGATAGTGCTTCTGTGTTGTTTGATGCACTTCAGGCGGCTCGAGCTCGCAACATCGATGTATTGATTGCCGATACGGCAGGTCGTTTACAGAATAAAGCGCATCTGATGGACGAACTGAAGAAAGTCGTGCGGGTGATGAAGAAATTAGATGAAAATGCCCCTCATGAGGTGATGTTGACCTTAGATGCGGGCACAGGGCAAAATGCGATTAGTCAGGCAGATCTTTTCAAGAAGGCTGTTGGTGTGACGGGTATTACGATTACTAAGCTGGACGGTACGGCGAAAGGCGGAGTTATCTTTGCCATTGCCGATAAGTTCGGCATTCCTATACGTCATATTGGTGTCGGTGAGCAGATAGATGATTTACGTACTTTCGATGCAAAAGACTTTATCGATGCGCTCTTTACCCAAGATAGTGAAGAGCAGAAATAA
- the menD gene encoding 2-succinyl-5-enolpyruvyl-6-hydroxy-3-cyclohexene-1-carboxylic-acid synthase produces MQIEKTAELNLLWGTLMLEELARLGVQHVCMAPGSRSTPLTLAAAKQTKLKQHLHFDERGLGFLALGLAKASQAPVAIITTSGTAVANLYPAIIEAWLTHVPLIVLSGDRPPELIDCGANQAIVQPAIFSQYAKQINLPTPDLAIRPESLLATLDEAISNQSQPVHINCMYREPLYPSTMSANFTEYLSTLGTWQHTSQSYVQYGKVKQQSIPSQDALARFVHGKGVIIAGTLSPQESPEALILLSQKLGWPLLTDAQSQLRQHPGVVGNIDQLLHHPKAKALLQQAERVLVFGGRFISKRLISYLAEQKWKSYWQVLPTQMRLDPSHSTKQVWQCELQTFASLQWPRSSEVNWALQLTQVNDNLETLFQHQIDNGEFGEAMVVRRIAKAQDTSQQLFIGNSLPVRLYDMFAPMTPEHGATYTNRGASGIDGLLATACGIAKHSKIPTTLVIGDISQLHDLNSLALARTMNTAFVLVILNNDGGNIFNLLPVPDEKLRNDYYRLSHGLEFGYGAAMFGIAYNQVDDIEGFDEAYQDAIGFDGPSVIEVTVAQEQASAQIAKITSWVKQS; encoded by the coding sequence ATGCAGATCGAAAAGACAGCAGAACTCAATTTGTTATGGGGCACTCTGATGCTAGAAGAGCTTGCACGCCTTGGCGTACAACATGTATGTATGGCACCTGGCTCGCGTTCTACACCGTTAACCTTGGCTGCCGCTAAACAAACAAAGTTGAAACAACATCTGCATTTTGATGAGCGAGGACTGGGATTTCTTGCGTTAGGTTTAGCCAAAGCAAGCCAAGCCCCTGTGGCAATCATCACCACATCGGGCACGGCCGTAGCTAACCTTTATCCAGCGATAATTGAAGCCTGGTTGACCCATGTCCCTCTCATCGTGCTATCAGGAGATAGACCCCCTGAGCTCATCGACTGCGGTGCCAATCAAGCTATAGTACAGCCTGCGATTTTTTCTCAATATGCTAAACAGATAAATCTGCCTACACCGGATCTCGCAATTCGCCCCGAATCCCTTCTCGCAACTCTAGATGAAGCCATTAGCAATCAGAGCCAACCCGTGCACATCAACTGCATGTATCGGGAGCCTTTGTACCCTTCTACTATGAGTGCCAATTTTACCGAATATCTGAGCACCTTAGGTACCTGGCAACATACCAGCCAGTCCTATGTTCAATATGGCAAGGTTAAACAGCAGAGTATACCGAGTCAGGATGCTCTGGCACGCTTCGTTCATGGCAAGGGAGTGATCATTGCCGGCACCTTGTCACCTCAAGAATCTCCTGAAGCCCTGATCTTATTATCACAGAAACTTGGCTGGCCACTGCTCACTGATGCTCAGTCACAACTTAGACAACACCCAGGCGTTGTAGGTAACATAGATCAACTATTACATCACCCTAAGGCCAAGGCCCTGTTGCAACAAGCCGAACGTGTCTTAGTCTTCGGTGGACGTTTTATATCGAAACGATTAATCAGTTATCTTGCCGAGCAAAAGTGGAAGAGCTACTGGCAAGTACTACCGACACAGATGAGACTAGATCCCAGCCATAGCACAAAGCAAGTTTGGCAGTGTGAGCTGCAAACATTTGCCTCACTACAGTGGCCCAGATCTTCTGAAGTCAACTGGGCTCTGCAACTCACTCAAGTTAATGACAATCTGGAAACTCTGTTCCAACACCAGATAGACAATGGTGAATTTGGCGAAGCCATGGTGGTTCGTCGCATTGCCAAGGCACAAGATACATCGCAGCAGCTATTTATTGGCAACAGCTTACCCGTGCGCCTCTATGATATGTTTGCCCCTATGACACCTGAGCATGGCGCGACTTACACTAACCGTGGAGCATCGGGCATAGATGGCCTCTTGGCAACGGCTTGTGGTATCGCCAAACATAGCAAGATACCAACAACTTTAGTCATAGGGGATATCTCCCAGTTGCACGACCTTAACTCTCTTGCCCTAGCACGCACCATGAACACAGCTTTTGTTTTGGTGATCTTAAACAATGATGGCGGCAACATCTTTAACTTATTACCAGTCCCCGATGAGAAGTTAAGAAACGATTATTACCGACTCTCTCATGGTTTGGAGTTTGGTTATGGCGCAGCCATGTTTGGTATAGCCTACAACCAAGTGGATGATATCGAGGGCTTCGATGAAGCCTATCAGGATGCTATTGGATTCGATGGTCCCTCTGTTATCGAAGTGACTGTAGCGCAAGAGCAGGCCAGCGCACAGATAGCGAAAATCACCTCCTGGGTCAAACAGAGCTAA
- the rsmD gene encoding 16S rRNA (guanine(966)-N(2))-methyltransferase RsmD: protein MARNRPSSGQVRIIAGQWRSRRLPIHDLEGLRPTTDRVRETLFNWLAGDLTGARILDCFGGSGALCFESLSRYASYAKVFELQSSAAEQLKQNLRSLKCDSSMADVIKGDTLKLLEIEPLEGFDIVYIDPPFRKDLAEKSIQLIAEHNWLKENAQIYVETESELENLSVPSDWVQLKEKKAGQVIYRLYQYQP from the coding sequence ATGGCGAGAAATAGACCTTCCAGTGGCCAAGTTAGAATCATCGCGGGCCAATGGCGATCGAGACGTCTGCCTATTCATGATCTTGAAGGCTTAAGGCCCACAACTGATAGAGTCAGGGAGACGCTCTTTAACTGGCTTGCAGGTGATCTGACTGGCGCTCGAATACTCGATTGCTTCGGCGGAAGTGGCGCGCTCTGTTTCGAGTCCCTCTCTCGCTACGCAAGCTATGCCAAGGTTTTCGAACTCCAGTCGAGTGCGGCAGAGCAACTAAAACAGAACTTAAGATCCCTCAAGTGTGACTCATCGATGGCCGATGTCATCAAGGGTGATACTCTTAAATTGTTGGAAATTGAGCCCCTCGAAGGCTTCGACATCGTCTATATCGATCCCCCATTTAGAAAAGATCTCGCCGAGAAAAGTATTCAGTTGATCGCTGAACATAACTGGCTCAAAGAAAATGCTCAGATTTATGTAGAGACAGAAAGCGAGCTGGAAAACCTAAGCGTACCGTCTGACTGGGTACAGTTAAAAGAGAAGAAAGCGGGTCAAGTTATCTATCGCCTGTATCAATATCAGCCTTAA
- a CDS encoding Lrp/AsnC family transcriptional regulator, whose translation MDQLDKFDKAIIAALRENARQSISHMSEAVSLSRSAVSERIKKLEHTGIIRGYQVLLSESQKEGVSAYFEIQHKCPRCADVVHVFHAIPEVITCRGITGDMDLLVYVRAPSMKRLHEIREFIDAQTDIIKIKTHVVMSEWIDNRGE comes from the coding sequence GTGGATCAATTAGACAAATTCGATAAGGCGATCATTGCCGCATTGAGAGAAAATGCCAGACAGAGCATTTCCCATATGTCCGAGGCGGTGAGTTTGTCTCGTTCTGCCGTCTCCGAGAGAATCAAAAAGCTCGAGCACACAGGTATCATACGTGGCTATCAGGTACTACTTAGCGAATCTCAAAAAGAAGGCGTCTCAGCCTACTTCGAGATCCAGCACAAGTGCCCACGTTGTGCCGATGTCGTTCATGTTTTCCATGCCATTCCTGAGGTAATCACCTGCCGGGGCATAACTGGAGATATGGATCTCTTAGTCTATGTGAGGGCCCCTTCGATGAAACGCCTTCATGAGATCAGAGAGTTTATCGACGCCCAGACCGATATCATCAAAATAAAAACCCATGTGGTCATGAGTGAGTGGATAGATAACCGGGGCGAATAA